The window CCTGtcaattaaagtttttgcttGTTAGTTgtatgttaataataatatcGATAAATGATAATACAATTCAGAAGCTGTAAAtattggtaataaatattaaaaaggtaGATCCAAAAAGAcataaatttagttatttaaaattatatagttttcgGTCACACTGTGTACTAGTTTGTTGTCTCCGGACTAGACTAGGTTTAAGGAGGGCCCTACACATATTTGTATGAATTCGCAAGACCAAAAAGCCGATCAACAGTGAGCCCTTAGAGTGAcacattgtttaataaatatgctTCAATCCTGTTTTGCTTCCTATAATCTTAGATTGATCCGAATATTACCtttcatataaaattctaaGTTGTGTGTCATCATCTTCATTGGATTAATAAACCTTAATTCTTTATGATTCTAAAAGAAATGAGATTTAAAGCCTTTGAAATGATAATTTGATGTAACGCATCGGTAGatataataaaaagtttcttcTATAAGCGAAGTCAATTATTAACAACTACTGTTTATAGAACCACAAACTCTTGCAgtcttaaaaaattgttttaattcttAGTTCCTTTTGACACTTAGTTAAAAAATGGGATCAAAAAGGCGCATCGATGGTACTAGGATATATCGGCTTTACACTGTTATTAGACCAAGTCTTGTTTATTCTTTAATGGTCGGGTGATCGGCAGGATGTATACAAGGAGTTCTTTATTAATACTGCTAGGGTATAGATGGTGCTATGAGCATTTAGTCAACCAAGGCTGTATGAAAACATACCTGCTAAACcgattttaactttaaacaaacTGACCAAAGGAAACGTATGTACGTATCACTGATTTCATATAGAATGTCGTGGTCATTGGATTGGATTTACACGCTGACTCTCCCTGAGGTGAGCTTTGCATCATATGAGTATCAGGCCATTAAGGAGTAGTTGACAACGAAAGAACTAATATTCTTGCTTTAAAGGAAAGGTAGCTCGAGGTAGCATAAAACCGTACGACGTGACTTCggctaaattaaaaacaaggaCATGAGAATCTCGAAGTAAAATGGAAGGTTATTATGACGCACAAATGTACAAAATTGGACTCGCGGCTTCAGACAAATGTGTAGCATGTGGAAAGGAGTGTGAAACtatggagcactttctttgtcaTTGTCAAGTTTTCGTCGAAATAAGATCCAAATGCATTCATTGGAAACGATAGTACCCTTacgaaaattctcaaaaaactgAGTTATTACCGCGGCGCTTAACATACTCGATAGTGTTCTAAGTGTACTTCCACGTCtttctttcaacataatttaattGTATGTGACTAGTTCTTACTTCCAGACTCATTATCAccagaaaaagtaaaattatacttgaaaaatactaaaagtaaGTATTCAGACGTACACTTCAGTCCTGTTgctccctttgtgatacctacAACGACATGAAAACAAAGAAAGAAAGGGGTATATATTTAGGGTTACGTCGGAAAAGTGAATAGTAAAATCTAGAGTGATCTATGATCCTTTAGATTGTTCGTCACATATAGCAGTTTTGgagaacttaaaaataaatcatttgccaaaaaaataagCAATGCGCCTAAATCTATACACTCCTTATAAAGGAGTACATGATAATTTCGCACAATTAACAGTTAATCCATTTAACAGGTCTAATCCTAGCTTAGttctttacaaatattttactacCAGATATGATGTACTAATTCGAATAGGTCTTGATCTTAAAGAAACTAATAGATTGCAAGCTTCAATACTCTGCGACATGTGGATTTGAAAATGAGTCATTTGTTTTATTACCGTTTTCTTAAAAGAGTTATTATGAATCAGTTTTGGAAACTTTTGTAATAATAGTTtgcttaatttttattgaaaattaagagTTGACATATTGACATATTTAATGTCaccaaaatatattgaaaacaataaacaaacctACTAAAGTGGcggtttaacttaaaaaaaaacttttattatgcaaaataaaattcCTTGTATGCACACAACTATTAATATCAACAAAACTATGCTAGGTACTTTAGTTTGAGTAAAGaaagtacattttttatttttttgtttactaaaaaagtactcaaaacaaaatacatatatcttatgAAAACGCACGCACTCACGTACAACAAGTAGTGTGAACTGATCGCAGAGAGAAGAAGCCACAGTTGCGTTAAACAGCAAATGCCGTTACGAGTATAGACCGACCGCAACCAACAGCATGATCACCACCATGCCATGCACTGCAAATGTAGCGGCATTGGTCAGTTGAGTTGGAAACATAGTTGAgagagcattaaagaaattcaaGTTAAGTTTAAGCGCAAAAGATtccaaaattaagaaaaaaaaaataataaactaaaaacaaaactttaaataaaaacaattaagaaagtGTTTTGCATTTACTGCTCATACGTTCGTGTGTTCATTAGTTTAATAGATCGGGATTATTCATACATTTGTTCATTGATCAATCAAACTGTCGATCAATCAACTATAAttacaacatacatacagataTAATTATCAAATACATAATTAAAgatttgtgtgcaaaaaaaaataaacaaaagataaaCTCAAAATAATGTTGCACAGCATAACGGTGATCACCAAATCATTCATCTGCAGCATGTTGTTGCTCGTGTTGCTAATGACCTCTATGACTTTGGTAGAAAGCAAAGCTTTGATGAAGACCAACAGTTTGCAAACACAAAACACAAACGATCAAAATATCGATAACATTAGCAGACAATTTCTGTTCTTAAAAGGTGTTGGACGTGAAACAAGTACCCCCGATTTTATACGACTGGTAGTGATGCGTTTCATTTATGGTTTGGCCTCCACCATGGGTGTGGAAGAACGTTTAGAGGGTATATTCAATGGCGCCTTTGTGCCACCCAATGCAG of the Lucilia cuprina isolate Lc7/37 chromosome 2, ASM2204524v1, whole genome shotgun sequence genome contains:
- the LOC111682265 gene encoding uncharacterized protein LOC111682265; its protein translation is MLHSITVITKSFICSMLLLVLLMTSMTLVESKALMKTNSLQTQNTNDQNIDNISRQFLFLKGVGRETSTPDFIRLVVMRFIYGLASTMGVEERLEGIFNGAFVPPNADGDIFGFGGDGGDGEDFDEAALESIFADDAF